The following nucleotide sequence is from Hirundo rustica isolate bHirRus1 chromosome 7, bHirRus1.pri.v3, whole genome shotgun sequence.
GATGATACTgatctttcctcttttcctctgttgctttcttaaaatgtgacatttttgtCATGCTGTTGCCCTGGGCAGCACAAGCACGGCCGCAGCAGCCCCAGTACTGATGTCACTGTCTCGGGAGTTTCTCAGCCAAGCCATTACTGCCCTGCCGGGGTTCCTGGCAGCTCCCCATGGATGCGGTGTCACTCAACACCTCCCCTTTAGGGTGacttaaaaaccccaaatgctgCCTTTTGGGATTTTGGATTTCAGAACAGCTTGCTGGGCCCGAGGTCCCACACTTGGTAGCAATCCAAGGATTTTTGCCAGGATGGCTTGGTCTTTCCtcgttgttttttttcctcaaggtAGATTCCCTTGGAAACACAGACCTACACATGTGCCCACATACAGGTATTTTAGGTAACACTGAAAGCTAGACAAGTGCCTCCCTATTATATGCATAAAAATATCCTGCCATGacagacattttcttttcaaaaacccAGTCCTAGACAAGAaggtgttttccttttattctcaatatattatttttaatatattcaacATGCCTCATTAACACATCCAGAAAGGTTTTTGACATCTTGAAGACTCTGCTTCAAAAGTTTCTGCTTTAAtactttttgctttgttttgaaactactttaaaaagccaaaatgcTGCCAAAAAGGCCAACTAAAATACAGTATAAACAAGCTCAAGTCCAGCTGAAAGAGAGCTTTACAGTAATGGTCTGGGTCTAGAAATCCTTATAAAAAGGCTTTAAGTTCTTTTATATAAAAGATTTTCTTCTATCAGATAAATGCTTTCTTTGCTCTAAGTAACTTTCTGGTGATTTCTCGCTTGAAAAAGATTTGTCAAATTCTGAGACCTGTTTAAGCTCCAGGAATAATGCTCCTTCATCTAGGTCACGGTTCCACTGAGTAAGAAGTTCAGAGAAGTCCCTTTTTCCACCAGCCAAACATTACTTCATGCCTTTACTCTTTGGAGGGAAAGGCATCAGGCCACATCCCGCTCCACGCTCATTTATCAGCCAGGCAAATCTCTAcatgcagatttttaaagatGTGAATTGAATTTCTGCTAACACACTACTTGGGTAATTTGAGGTTTTACTCTGTTCCAGGGGAATCGCTTTCCACCTTTGTAAATGTCTACTGAATAATTTGTCTGAGAAACCTCTCTGCACTGACTTTCCTGTTATTACCATTTTATGATACTTGGGTCTAGGACACCTGTACCATAGGGCCATACTCAGCCTAAAAAGCTGCCTTTCTGTTTAGGAGGCTGGACTGCTGGTGTCCTGCTGAAAGCCAAACAAGAAGTGAGTTTGCTCACTCTGAGACCTTGTGCTGTAAGTCCTTGTTGCAATAATGACTCTGTTTGTGGTGCCCTGATCCTGCCTCATTTGAGCATATGATTGCACTGAGTTGAATGATTTCACATGCATAAGGTGAGTCACGAGCTTAAGTGCACTCTGAGATGAGCTAATTTTCCCTAATACACTTTGCCAAatctatttctatttaaatacttctgagaaaggggaaagaaaaaagtctctAGAGAGAATGacaaaaggattttattttggtaCCAGTGTATTAAACACCTGTATCAGCAGATTCTTGGACACCTTCTCTCTTTCCCAGCTTGCCTTTTGGACTTCATTACTGAGAATATTTAGTGAATTGCTGCAAGGGAATTACAAACTGCTCAAGATTATTCTTCTATGCCCTGCCCCTTGAAAGATCTAAATAGAATGTGAAGACAAAGGGAGGGTCATCATTATTTCCACAAGAATATTTAGGAGGTTTTACTCACATTTGAGAGTGGAGGGCTTATAATAATGTCTAAAAAGATCACTCCTAAGCAAAACATTGTTTTATTACAATAGTTGTTTTATTTGTTGAAAGCTGTTTATAGAACAAAATAGAATTGTCCACCATCTATCACATGTTGGAATCAGTTGCCTGGTAAATAACATTCTGTTCAGTGTGGCAGTAATGAAGAATTTTATCTACAGCCACTGCAAGCATAGTTTGCAGCCCTTGTAAATATTCCATTTGCTTTTATGTAGGCAAACACATTAATTGTTAACCAGATTACTAAAGGGGTATTTTTACCTTTCACACCTCACCTGAGAGGTGCCCAATTCCTTCGAGACTCCAGGCTGAGGGATCCTGGTGATGATGCAAATGGTTGCAGCTCCAGTAGCGACAAAAGACCTTAATTCAGGGGGAATGTAATCCATTAGGGCTGTGCAATTTGTCACATTACCATGAAGAGacattccttttaaaaagggaacgggaaagaaaatatgtttgatGCAATGTGTTATCTAAGGAATTGGTAGCCTTTGGTAAGTAAggttcaaaaaaccccacttatCTTAAAATGTATTCCATTGACTAACAATCATCTGCCAAAATTAAGCTAAATTACATTCTGACTATTCTTGAGCAGAGTTTAAAAGTTCTGAGTAATGACATTGGTTGAACCATTAATGTAAGTCCTTAAAATATAAGTAGTTCCTTGATACCTTCCACTTTGGGTCatctttctttggaaaaatcCCACACAACAAAACCAGATGCTGCTCTACATGCAAGGAGAAATCAATGGATGGGATCAATATTCCCTCCACAGGTAATAAACGCTGAGAAGCATTTCTGTCTATCTAAATTGATCCTAGAGAATTCTTTAAATTGGTTCTGATGTGTATAAAAACCATTTCCCTATTGATCAAagcttttcttgctttctttctttgataTGTTATTTTATCTCTGCCATCAAGAATGGTCCCAGGCTTCTGTATGCAGTTATGATAAACAGAATTTCTTCAATCCACgcaagattttttctttttaatttaaacccAGAAATAGCTGGGTTTGTCCTTGAAGGTGGATGCTTTGCTTACAGTTAGGCAGtgcaagtaatttttaaattgggGAAGTTATCACATCAGAATTATTTGCAAGGAAGTCTAAAGTAACTTCTGTAAAGTAGCTGCTGTACTTTTACTAGAAACAAGtgcccaaatcctgctcctcaACTATTCTGTTGTCTCTGAtaggaggagctgctggagcagagaggagggatTCTGATCTGTCACTGTCCTTGTTCTGCCCCATTTTTGAGCAGAAGAGTTTGCCTGAGTTGCTGAGTATATGGAAAATGTTACTGGAAGAGAGCAAACGGGGCCAGTTATCAGGAAGAATGTCTCAGCCTTATGTGCCTGGGGAGCTGTGGAGTTGGTGACTTTTGTTACAACACTGTTTTATTAGAATTGAAGCTGCTAGACTGCCCCAGAAACATGAAGTACTGGCAGGCTAAAACAGAACTTTGCAGAGTATTTGCTAATGGAATGTTACAGAATTAGTAAATTAATTTGCCCAAAGAAAAGTTAAATACTTTAATGGGTATATAAAAAGGCTCACCAGTGAGGAGTGGTGGTGGTTTGCTCCAAAACTGTCAGTTTCCAGCTGTTTGGACATGTAAAGCAGTATGTAGTGTGGTCCTGGCAAGGTTTCACTCAAAATTCACTGTACAAAGAAAACAGTAATCATGGCTGTGATTTCTGTTAGGCTCTTACGAAATATAAATTGTCAAACTCTTTTGACAAGTAcaggttttgttccttttacCCCAAGTAATTTGGAGCCATCAACCCAGCAAATTAATCTTGTCTAGTTCTGTCTTCTGAAGAAATTAGATTGCTTCAACACGCCTGCACTATTTTAAATTTATCCACCAGTTCAAATTAGGAGATGGATTTCACACTGTACTCACAGGAGAGGCTTTGGTTCCTTAGGATTCCTTTGCACAGGAATGCAGAGTTCCTTGCAGGTGAGAAAAAGCAGGTTGCCAACTTATATCTAACATAGCCTCACTGAATGCACTGACTTTGCTTTTAAGTTCCCATGTTTAGGGCAGTATGGACACTCCGGTAAATTTGGTGGGATTTTTGCCAGATTCCTGCTCTTGGCGCTTTATGGCAACAGGTGTCAAGGAGTGAAAGGACCACAGAGAGCCAAAGGGGGACAGTTGTTCCTACCTCCCTGGGAGAGCCCTGGGAAGCACTTTCCTTGTGCAGCAAGGTCCTTTTCCACAAAGGCCTTTCCCCAGATGTGTAGCTCTCCCGGGGAACACCAACACACTCTTAAGAAACCCTGGCAAGGCTGAATTACTTCTGGTCCTTTCAGGACAGACACTCCAGCTCTAGCTCATATTCCCCCAAGTGCGTTTCCAGGTGGAGGTTCAGAAGTGCAGCCCCAGGCCCTGAACAAACACAAGCTGCGCGCTGCCTCTTCACCTGCCTCAACTCCTGCCTGCGGTCACGGCAGCAAAACCAGGCTGTTGccagccagagcccagagcccagtTCCCACACCCAggatcccagcactgcctgacAGTGCTCCAGGCATTGGCACGGTCACGCGTCCGAGTCTCGGCCTCCGTGCTGCTGCTTCGCTTCCCCTTCGGCACACCCAAGGCTCCCTGTTAAGCCCTGATGGTCTCTGGTTCTGCCCTCTTCCtgaccctgtgccagggatggagcactgCTGAGCTTTTAGGAAGCTATTCTTGAAAGCTTCCAGCATTCCAAGCTCCTTTGCCCTCCATGGATGCTTGCCATGGAATCCCTCACAGCTGGGTTCAGAGCATACTCAAGTTGGCTCTTCCAAAATCCAGGGGCTTCAGGGTGCTCAGCAAGAATTTGAACTCCACAATGCTGTAGAACTGGACTTTCAGCATAGGGACCTTTCCAGCCTGATGTGCCCTCCTTCCCCTGTGTCTGTGCACAAAACACGGAGCAGGATAGAACGGCAGGAGGGGCCGTTGTGTCCCAGGGCTCTGGATTTTCGCTGCTTCAGCCCCACAGAAAAGCAGGTAATGTGAAGAAGCCAAACTGTTTATTGATGGCAGGCGAAGCAAGGGGATGAGccagaggggagagaggggacgGGCAGGGTCTgagggctgagggagggaggtATCCGCATAACAGGGAGAAGAGGCATGAAGTTATGAGAACTGTGTCCTGCATCAGCTGttcctggagctccagcagcactgagaggTGGCATCCTCTTCAGTGCCTCCTGGTGTGTTCTTGGGATGCTGGTTCACTGGATTCAGAAGACGTCCCTAATTCTTCAGCTCTTCGGGGAAACTGGGCTTGATTTTGCAGGTTAAGGCACGATGGGCTGGCATCTTGCTTCTGGGCTTGACGGGCTGGAAGAGAGATCAACAGAGGCACGGTCAGAGCCTGGATCTGTGGGAACCCTAGGAGATCTTCCTGCCAGGGCCATCCCACCCAGAAGGGAGCAGGTGACACTGGGATCAGCCCTAAGCTGCTGGCTACAAATCCACCACGTGTCCCTGCAATCTTTGTGTGCTCTGCCCACACCGCCCCGTGtctgcacagggagcagagccccccCCGCAGCCGGGCCAGGGCTTGCAGCTTCCCCCGGCAGCCCCGATGACAGCCCGCTGCCCTCACTCACCTTTACAGACgagctggggctgttcccgCTGCCTCCTCAGGCTCCGCCCGCACATTCCTGTGAACACAGAGCCTGTCAcggccccagcagcacagctccctgccagcgGCACAGCTGCCGGCCCTGTGGCCACACGGCCTCCTGGCCCTGGCGCTTGCCGCCTGCTGCCGCCCAAGGGCACGGCTGCGAGAGGGCGGCAGCAGCCCCGAGGCCAGGCGGGGCTCCAGGGCGCCGGGCCCGGACGCCGCTGCCGGGGCAGCATCCGGGGCCAGGGCCAAGCTACGGCGGGccggggagggagctggggctcgTGGCTCACCGATGAATCTGATGGCCCCCTTTCGCCGGGGCTCCTGTGGGTTCTCCTGGCGCAGGAGCTCGGCCGCTTGGCTCCTGTTCTcttgcagctggagagagcgACAGGATGGAAGGGTTGGTGCGGGCTCAGCCCCCGGCCGGGCTCTCGCTGCACCCAGCCTCGGCCTCCCGTGCCCACACAGCCCTGAGGCCCggccagcagcccctggtgcCGGGCTCTGGAGGGGGCAGAGAGCCGGGTGCTGCCCGGGCCCGCCTCGCCCATCAGCTCGGGGCCACgggagcctggagaagagcccGCGCCGCccggggagcagagcagcatgTGGGGCGCAGGCCGGTGCCCCTGGGTGCGGCACCGGGCAGGGGCCACAGCTGCCAACCCCACACACTGAgcgccagggcagggcaggagactTCTCCTGGTTGATGCTTCATCCAGGCTTCCTTACGTTAGACTTTTCAATCTTCATCGgctgctccttcagcagctgctcGAGATCTGCCCTGTTTAGAAACTTGGCCGAACAATGCAGTGTTTTCCGAGAggcctggaaagcagcagagatgcGTGGGTGGCCCCACAGTTCAGGGCACAGGACTCTTGTTCCTGGGGCAAGGCCAGGAGGAGGTTGCAGCCTGGGAGGCACccgggcaggaggcagctgggccCCCTCCCAGGGATGCACCAGCATCACACAAAACCTTACATTTGCCACACACTGGTTCTCGTCATTGCAGTGGAGTAAAAGTGGGTACAGGCTCTTGTTGACAATTTTCTCTAGGGGCTTTTTACCCTCATCCACTACCAACTCCATCACCTTACAGAAGAGTTGAATGGAGAGCAGCTGCACCTGTCTGTCGTCctagaggaaaggaaaaaaacaaagcaccaATTACTCCAGGCCCACCTAGGCAAATGTCTGAAAATACAGACAGCAAAATAGTTTCTGGGAAGCACCCAATGCCTGTGGCTTGGGACACAGAACCTTACATTGTCAAAGAGCACCAGGAGTGCCTCAGCCAGCTTTGGGGCAGTGGTGCTCGATACCCGGATGTTTTTGTTATGGAGCATATTCATGAACACATTGAGGGTCATGAAGACCACATCTCCATCTGCatcacccagcagctccagaaggCTTCGAGACAGACAGCACATTCTTCTGGCCTGTGTGGAACACAAGACTCTGCTGTGAAGCCACAAAGAGCTGCACCGCCAACAGcgccctggcactgcagccccaCCCTGCTGCCGCCGCAGGGCCCAGAGGCCAAAGGCCTGTCCCGAAGCACTCGGGCAGCTGAgccaggaggcaggagagctgggagcatcTGCCTCAGCTCCTGAAGCCCAGCCAGCCCATGAGGCTGCTTTCCCCAAGCgcagcttcagctgctgctgccttctcacCATCCAGAGATCCCTGCTGAGCACCATGAGGCCTCTGAGTGCCAGGCAATTCCTGTCTCTGCACTCACTCCGCAGGTACCTCGACACAACCTTCAGGACACTGCCACCACATTTAGTCAAGTCCAGGCAGTCAAGGATCTGAAAGGTacagggcagtgacaggagaCCCGGCTGCCAGGAGCCCAGGAGCGCACAGGGcctggcccaggcagcagcagcagcagcagcagcagcgtgggGCACAGGCACC
It contains:
- the LOC120754903 gene encoding uncharacterized protein LOC120754903; the protein is MCCLSRSLLELLGDADGDVVFMTLNVFMNMLHNKNIRVSSTTAPKLAEALLVLFDNDDRQVQLLSIQLFCKVMELVVDEGKKPLEKIVNKSLYPLLLHCNDENQCVANVRFCVMLVHPWEGAQLPPARVPPRLQPPPGLAPGTRVLCPELWGHPRISAAFQASRKTLHCSAKFLNRADLEQLLKEQPMKIEKSNLQENRSQAAELLRQENPQEPRRKGAIRFIGMCGRSLRRQREQPQLVCKARQAQKQDASPSCLNLQNQAQFPRRAEELGTSSESSEPASQEHTRRH